From Pseudorasbora parva isolate DD20220531a chromosome 14, ASM2467924v1, whole genome shotgun sequence:
AACTCATGGCGATTCAGTAATAAACAGTGTTGAATATATCCGGCATATTTGAACTataattaatttatcatatttttatttttctctagCAGATCATTTTGAAACACATTAAAGACTGAATGATTGATTCACACACTTCTGTCTGCTGTGATGtgaattttcatttagtttgCCGTCTCTGCTGCTGTTAAAGGTTACAAACTGATCTCAGGCTTTCTAAAGCAACACGAGCATTAATCTGAAAACCTCTTCATGTTCTCCAGGTGTGTTTGGGGCCGAAACAAATGAAACACATTCAGTGTCAGTGATAGAGGGAGATTCTGTCACTTTACACAATGATGTTTCTATAGTACATGAAGACAACATACTGTGGGAATATGGAGCTGAAAAGTACACTATAGCTGAAATCAGTAGAAGATTTGGATTCTTCTCCACATATAACGGCACTGACGGGAGATTCAGAGACCGACTGAAGCTGGACgatcaaactggatctctgaccatcacaaacatcaGAACTGAACACGCCGGAGTTTATCAACTAATGATATCTGGAGCAAAACGATCATCAAAAACATTCAGAGtttctgtcaatggtgagtgGAGATGTAACTCATCCTGTGCttcttgttttattagctttatacatattgaaatattgaactatgttatgtaagggataatgtacatgtAGCCGAAGGTTactgcagaataaaccccgacagggTGATCAGGATCAGGTCTCGCATCACTCtaaaggggtttattctgtgataacaTTCGGCTACATGAACATGATCTGCTTATTACACGGATACTTGCCACATGATTAAATAATTAGGcttgaaatattttattagctctttaaACGTAAAGCTTCCACGGAGAAATCAGTTGCTAGCAAGAGCAAATTCAAACTAGACGGACATTTAAGTGATTACAGTCATAGCACTGAATGAAagactgaaaaaaatattgcataaaGTGAGTGTAGATGTGAACTCTAGTGATTTTAAACTGTTGAGTTTATTCATTCAGATCTCGATGTTAGTATATGTTATCAGTTTTTACCGGTTGTTATCGGGGAATAGCATAATACACTGCTCATCATTATCACAATAAACCACAAATAACTGTAGATTTAACCATATGTATGCTTATTTATCTCTTCTTTCTCAGCTCGACTGCCTGTTCCTGTCATCAGCAGAAActgttcttcatcatcatcctcatcatcaaaTTGTTCACTGGTGTGTTCATCAGTGGTGAAtgtgagtcatgtgactctctcctggtacaaaggaaacagtttattgtccaacatcagtgtgtctgatctcagcatcagtctctctctacctctggaggtggaatatcaggataaaaacacctacagctgtgtgCTGAACAATCCCATCAGCAACCAGACCAGACATCCCGACATCACTCAACTCTGCCACACATGTGCAGGTACGGCAGCACGGctgatataatgtgtgtgtttattcacTGACCTGATCTCTGTCTTCTGTTGTAGATCAGAATCACTTCTTTCTTTATCATTACAGCACCGGACACACCGTCTTCTCCTCCAGTCTCTCTGATAGTGCTGATCTCTGCTGGATCTCTGATGACTGTTGCTGGATTTGTGATCTTCTGGATCTgcaaaaaacacagaaaaactGATCAAGAAGGCAAGAGTTACATACTGACTTTAATAAGTATTATAACAAGCTTTAAAAGTATACTCTAAATCATTACTAAAACGCCCTATTAGCTCTAACTGTTTGGTACATTGAGTGTCTGAAAACATTAGGCTTAACTTTAAATTAACTTCAAGTTTTTAAAAACTGCAGTGTTAAACTTATAATGAAATGTGTGATGCTTTATCTCTGACAGTCCTGATAATAACACACATGCTGTGAAGAATCAGATCTAGTTTGGATTGAGTTTGTTGTTTTAATGAATCTATTATTATCATTGAAACAGTTGAGACGGCTGAAGACGAGATCACTTACGCTGAACCAGCGTTCTACAAAAGAAACGCACAGAAATCGGTAAGAGAATTTATCGTGTCGTGTGTATTGGTCTCATTTCAGCTTTGAGTCAGATGTCGATCTGTGTTTTTGTCTGCATAAACCATCACATCACAGACATAATAGCACCataaaagatattttaaaagCCATAGGAGCATAATTCTATGCAATAATAAACTCTTATgttagaaatataaaaaaaaagcttcAGCATGGACCTaccacatttattatttttattaggcGTTCATGTGTGTAGAGCTGAAACCTATTATAACTTAAAATTTCCAAGGATCTGAATTCTCTTCTAAAAGTGATCGGACAGATCAAATCGTAGGTtttagagacttgaaactttgagggaGTACCACCTCATCTACAACGCCACCAAGGCTCGCCCCAATCGGCCTGATGATGGCACTACAGCTGTCAAAAGTATGCACTATAATATACAGAAAACATGAACGGCTATAACTATGCAGGATTTAGTCCAAATGACTTGAGAATGACTTATCTTTGTCCAAGGTGCCATGACTGTCTATGAGGAGATTCTTGTATCTTGAAAAACATGGCTGCCATCgaccaatcaaattaaagcaCCTATCAGACAGGGTTAACAGAgaccgatcggaacgaaactctgTGGGCCTTATTTATGGTCCTAGAAGTCTGAGAAATTTGTAAGAAATtacttgttttaaatcattggCGTAATTATAAACACATTGGTTTGTAGTGCAAATAGTTTTACCAAATACAGCACTTTGTTAATCGTCTTTGTGTTTCACACATACGCACAATATTCATTTCATTTGTTAGATCTCCTCAttctgaacaactttgcctcaaGAATCTCTACTGTCAGTCAAATTGTTTCTTAAAGCCACACTATTCAAATTTTCCGTCCGCTCGGCTAAagggtgcctattcaaaacaaaggcgtagtttgatgacgccaagtttgagctcagcaACTTGGGACatttggtcttcacctcacagccggggGAAaataatcgggataggactcgggtagaaatcatgttcatgaatcaTGGATcccgttactgtagtgtaaagcagagcaggaccgagtgttgtggagctgagcacggccgctggagcgattgtcatgcaaacacacggctcgcgaggagcgggacttttattatgacgggacacagtcaccaacaccatttccgcttttccggtcacgagtatgaggtaatgcagctctgtttatcaaattagatacatttaagtgtgtttaaaattatgtaatGACGTTCatgtgtgttcgctcagcggctgctgtgacatgttcacactgttaagagtaaagcgcttctgcagaataaaaccggaaactgagggtaacgcagatatgaagcaattgacaggcgactcgctcagaCGCCCCGgatccttggttaaaatagcaattcacaatttacaaaatagttggaaacatttgggatattgtaagaactcaaatgAACAATATATAttacactggcctggtggtttttggatattttacagcaaaaatcctacatagtgcacttacatttttttgacattatttaaaaacactacttttgcgaactaggcAGAGGTTTTTCGCTCAACCTCAATAACACCACTGTAGTACAGTTCTCATGTCCCATTAGGTAAATTATCATAATGTTGAACTTTTCCCTTTTAATAGCTATAATGGTAGTTTAGAAATGGAgcatgtacaaaaaaaaaacatacctaAAAACCTATAAATCCTAAATGAAAACTCAAACTTCACGAAATTAGGTGAGCACATTCAACATATGCTTCTAAACAAGCATGCAAGCTTTTATGGAGATCAAACCATAGGTGGCTATAACGTAGAAAGCTTTCCTTGACAAATTGcttgtattggctgtaaatgtcGTCTCTTTTCCATGATGGATACAggtttgctaaataaaacaacTTTTTACGCACGTGTTAGGGttacttcactgctttttcatattaaacttattcccttaactaaaacgagttgatgcatacctctctcctctcagtgcgtgctcttaatctctcggAGGCGTGGtaacgatctgatagcatttagcttagcccactaagcccagttcattcactatggtaccaaacagagatcaagttagaatcgaccaaacacctccacgttttccctatttaaatacagttacacgaatagcggaatgatcaagtatggtgacaaaataaaacgtggcgcttttttaagcggattaaaaaggagaactataacgTATgttggaatagcacttctgagagtacttcggctcggcacagtaaaaagtcccggctgaaaaatcctccctcacatctccccctccctctctcatttctgtcaatatggggagATGTGAAGGAGgatttcagccgggactttttactgcgctgaATCGAAGTACTCCCAGAAGTgctatacattatagttctcctttttaatcagCTTAGAAGCGCCATgttttatgtcatcatacttgatcgttgaaccattcgtgtaactgtatttaaatagggaaaacgtggaggtgtttggtcgcttctaacttgatctctgttgggtaccatagtgaatgaactgggcttagtgggctaagctaaatgctatcagatcgtcactgcgtgtcagagagtttaagtgcacgcactgagacgagagaggtatgcatcaactcgttttagttggaataacagtttaatatgaaaaagccgTGAAGTATgcctttaaaggccttaaagcaCTTGAAGACTGATATTTGCTGTTAGCTGCTATTTTCATTATCGTCTGTTGTGTTTTTTACAGAAAGTTAAAGAGGAGGATAATGTGGTGTATGCACCGATCACATTGAGAAGATGATCAAACTTCAGTCTTTTTCTAAATGCCAGACCCCAACTGTGTGACCTGCCACAACCTTCGAGTGTATGtatagtgtgattttttttttggtgagaATCCAATCACACTGATGAAAAGTGTGATACTTAAATGCTGATTCATGAAACGATCTGCAAAAGAACTTGCCTTGGAATTTAatgacatttaaagggatagttcatccgaaaatgaaaatgatgtttaTCTGCGTACCCggagggcatccaagatgtaagtgtgtttgtttcttcagtagaacacaaatgaatcagcatatcgattcatgattcggctcGTGTGTCAAAATGCCAAACTGATGAAATCACATGAATAATGAATCgataagctgattcataacggttcgaacctttgttttgaaatcggcccataaCTATATGTTGTTATGTAGTCGTTGTTTTTaagaagtcctcgctgcagcctgtagcacgatgacgtacaGGATCAGATCCAACACGTACTGGACACGCATGCGCAGTGGTATCATTCACAATTCGATGtcgtcatatatatatatagtaatatatatatatatatatatatatatacacacacacacaccatacatatataaatactCAAAAATAATgcgcaaaaataatgattaataacatgctcacgccatcaggacacgttttgcattttcccttgaatgtgtcggctactggtattttaagttctttacagatcgtgttgcattgtaccttgaggattaaaattacagagacaTTAACTTACTTGActcatttttccttccactcaacagcaagtatgatcagaatatacattttaactgttttgcatgcatgtacagcaaaactaggataatttaggcatcacatttatgaaaagatgatttattcatcTATAATTACTTAATACAATATATCAGTACTACAACTACACagtttagaacatcatctatatTCAATATTGACCATACATTAAGACTAGCGCATACGCATTATAAATTAACCTAGAGATCGGTAGGCTATGACATTGCCATATcgatccaccatccagtacgtgttggatctgatccagcagcgtcatcgtgctacaggctgcaacGAGGggtctcttgttttttttgcgcacaaaaacgaattctcgtcgcttcataaaattattgtagagccacagtagtgagatgggctttgtgacgacgtctttagttcctttatgggtcttgagagaggaaatgacattggtgtcaatgaaggcctttctgagccatcggatttcaacactaatatcttcatctgtgtctgaagatgaacggaggtcttacaggtgttgaacgacattaggctaagtaattattgacagaattttcttttttgggtcaactaaccatttaagaaatgttttcACATCTGAACAGAAATGTGGTTTGATCTGTTGGCTAGACGCTCTTGTTCGTCTGTGTGTTTCTCGTGTGAATACAGTGTCTGTAAGTAGCGTGTGGTTGAAGGTTTTTTTTCCATTCCTGCTCTCATGAAACTATCTTCTGATCTACAGAAAACATGCTTTAAAAATAAGTTGCATATTCTTTCAGTAGCATGCTGTTTATAAAAGGTCAAATGTAAAAATTCACATCAATtcaatcaaaataaaacaaatccaAAATGGCATTTACATATTTCTGATTTCCTGTGTTGACAAAGTTagccaaatgtttttttgtctttGCCATGTGAATGATAACTATATTAAAATTCCTTCATCAGAGAAAACACACAGATGTCTATTTAACCTTTTTACAACACTTCAAAAATGTGTCAATAGTGAAACATCTACTATTCTACAATGACTGAATGAACATTAGATTATTTATGCGCAACTAATGGTGTAGTTATATAACATCAGGGGCTAGCTGGTTGTGTTATCTATGATTTATGGTCTCTGGCAGCCATATACTTTTTGGACAGAAACATAAGGAAGAAGTAGAAGAAAATCAGAACAAACACAACAGGGTTCCAGCCCCTTTAGTTCTTGGACTACTAATAATGTTGTTCATTACATCACCAACAATAATGTGTTTTGGTGAACTGTTCAACATCTAACTCTCAAGAGAAGGACAAATTTGAACCCCAAGATCAGAGAAAATGTGGACAAAAATCTTACCTTAAAGTTCCAGCTCTGGAACCGCCAACTGAGGATGTCCGAAAGTTAGAAGATTTTTGacttcaaccgttgctgtgtgccagtcatataattgTGTGACAacagagcccctttcacactgcacgtcggacccgcaatattcccggaacattgccgggtcgccttctgtgtgaaagcaaccacgtcccgggactgattaccgaattgaatccgggtcggggacctagtaacattgcggtattcgacccgggacgagcgctgtgtgaacaaaagccgaaactaatgccgcaacgtgtacatAGATATcatgcgactcctagagcttgttttttcaataatacaaccctgcagtgccagaagagctcgtctgtgttttaaacgcagagagtgttcgtatacaaaagaaactaaaattaaacaagcagaaatgtgtgcaaactggacacaagtcgagaccacggagctccttactatccgcgctgaagctgagatcgctcgccattatacgtcacatccggatgtcacgtgtcaactcgacccgggaccgttacgggttgtgtgtgaaaagtgcacatattacggtatttcgctggcagtgtgaatggaccaaatctagcgacccgggaacaaatgccgggtcgcattatccgtgtatttgccggaatcagtgtgaaaggggctcagcaggtaacaagtctatgagagcaaaatgGGCAATgcgcacaaaaaccctgctgctcctgacggcacattgatttcttaagacaggaaccgatcggtttctttGAGAAACCGgacagtatttatgttttttttttttttttacctcatatcgcGACGCGTCTCAAGTTCTCTCATCGTCTATTATGTCCGTCTGGTGAGGTCAAGCTGGTGCGAGCAcagaagtatatatatatagaatcctCATTAGGGCTTGCGCGGATCAGTCGAATGAGGTGAAAtggtatatatctatgatcacaaatacagttgtaattgccactttcttcattaagacgctgagcgaacttgcttgaaatgggcagaactaacgaacgatcttgaattaaattgttgtggtatacaaatataaacatcaaccatgactgttgacatttatctgtgggaagggtagaaaagtcctcacgcctcctacacagcctggaacatgacatttttgTCCATGAGCTGCCGTTTTCACTATCGTCGAGTGttgcttgtttacctgcagtcccgatgattcggctctgtcagttccgcctgacaatgaaaatgtttggacagatgcaaatgtttgggcatgcatataaatgatccttAACGATTGAGTCACAGTTGGCGtcatgttgagaatcacttatttttctgtggtgtttttcatgcacaagatttacatatgaagtagaaggcaatgatgtttgagacgcaacagtatgtgatgtccatgtactgaacgcTTTACTATGGAAAGGTTAATTCCAGTTTTcgttctagggcacctttaattctACAAAATAACACCTCTAGGTTTTTAattagaaataaaataatactgttTGGTAAATTATTAGACTTACATAGTGTTGGGTTCTGGTGGCTGGATTCTAGTAGCCTGTTTGCTAGGTGGTtgttttcaaataataaaaaagaccaCATCTGTGAAATTCTCAATGCCTGTAATCTTTGATATGGCTCCACCTCAATGTGCATCTGAGGGACTTTTCACCTGATTCATCATCCAGCAGATAAACATCCTATGTCTGCTCTTAAAATAGCATCTCATGATGAGCAGAAACCACCAGCACAGGACTGCAAATGTTCAGTAAAGTTTACACACAGATCTGCATTCAATAAAACTCAAAAGTCACGATTTCCAACATCTAATAAGAAAATGTCTGTGAATGTCTAAGAACCTGAAGTCAAGACATTAGAGACACAACTCATGCGGAAGTACTTCGATGCTGACGAGATTATGACGTCACGCACACAAGGCGGCAAACGGGGAGGATGTACACACAAAAACTGAAATGGCATCAAATTAGACAAAGTTCTTACGCTACATGGTAATAAAACCCACGAATAAACGTTTGAAGCGACACTGTTGATAACCATAATAATAGTTCTGCCTGTAATCTATAGTGGCCTTTACTTTTAATTTAGATACAGAGAAGCATCGTTTAACCACTTAATAGTGGCTGcccttaaattaaataattttttcaaaaaataagaGTTCTTTAAACTGACAAAAATCAAAACCcctatagcaaaaaaaaaaaaaaaagaactgattacataaaaacaaaaagacagATCACAAGCTTCAGTTTTAAtggaatttatttctgtgtccctaaacatatttaaaagtgCTACTGATACTAATGAAAactaaaaacaataaataaaagtatCATATTCACGTAACGGTTCACAGTTCACAACAACACGATAGACGAAATCCCCGCTGCTGAGTCACGCTCAACT
This genomic window contains:
- the LOC137040723 gene encoding CD48 antigen-like, with the translated sequence MLYRLMLEVEAFSLLVGASGVFGAETNETHSVSVIEGDSVTLHNDVSIVHEDNILWEYGAEKYTIAEISRRFGFFSTYNGTDGRFRDRLKLDDQTGSLTITNIRTEHAGVYQLMISGAKRSSKTFRVSVNARLPVPVISRNCSSSSSSSSNCSLVCSSVVNVSHVTLSWYKGNSLLSNISVSDLSISLSLPLEVEYQDKNTYSCVLNNPISNQTRHPDITQLCHTCAGTAARLI